The window AAGCCCTTTCTCTTCATCTGTTTAAAGTTAACATGAGAAACTAAAATGATAGGAAATACAAAATGACAAAAATCACTTGGACACATCAAAGCTTTGTGTGGTCTTAGTTCGTTCTATTATTGCCGTAATCCTAGTCTTTCCCTGATACAAACTTAAAGGCTTATCACTAAAATCAAGTTTAACAGTTTCAGGCATGGGGTAGTGTATTTTTTTTTGAGCTGCCATTGACTATTGTCAGATAATTCAATTTTACTGGCGATGAGATTATCTTCTAATGGTTGGTTTGAGTTAATATGCCAGGGTTTTTTATATTAATGTCAATGACTAATAAATACTCATCATTTGGTTGTTCTTTTAGCGAGGCAGTAACGACTAGCTTACCCCTAGCACCATAAACAGGTAGTTGATGCTCACCCTGACGTAATTCATGGGCGGCGATATGGAGACTGGAAAAAGCACTGGGTGTTTGCTTTGCATCACTGGCAAAGGCTGATAATATACGTTTGGCATCGTCCTTATATTTTTGTTCACCCGTTCTGCGGGCTAGTCGAAGCAACATTTTTGCTGCAATGGCATTGCCCGATGGCAGAATTTTATCAAAAGCGGATTTGTTACGAATGGGTAAGGGGGCTTTCTTATCAATCGCAGTCTTATA of the sulfur-oxidizing endosymbiont of Gigantopelta aegis genome contains:
- a CDS encoding glycoside hydrolase family 76 protein: MSWNALMISALTQASQTLEHPEYLSVAKKAADFIWQKMAQDDQQSWYRVNFKHNNSEPAQLEDYAFYLQALIGLYDATQNTLWLQRAQQLLEVMRQQLWDAKKGGFYKTAIDKKAPLPIRNKSAFDKILPSGNAIAAKMLLRLARRTGEQKYKDDAKRILSAFASDAKQTPSAFSSLHIAAHELRQGEHQLPVYGARGKLVVTASLKEQPNDEYLLVIDINIKNPGILTQTNH